One Micromonospora craniellae genomic region harbors:
- a CDS encoding geranylgeranyl reductase family protein, producing MTVWELVVIGGGPAGLSAAHAAARRGVRTLVLERAAHPRYKTCGGGLTGVSLAAVAGRIEVPAHDVVDRVTFTLNGRRALTRRHRGGPLVSMVRREEFDDRLRAAAVAAGAEVRERVAVRALDQTSEGVRLRLADGDAVLARTVVGADGSSGVSGRHVGVRHRQVDLGLELELPVPPPQQAQWRHRVLLDWGPLPGSYGWVFPKGDRLTVGVIAGRGEGDRTREYLRRFVDRLGLAGFRPAHDSGHLTRCRAEDSPLRRGRVLVAGDAAGLLEPWTREGISYALRSGELAGDAVADGDLAGYERAVAQRLAPSMRAGYRLLDAFARRPEILHAAIATPPGWRAFTRFCRGRAGFDELVAQTPVRLALAAAARLHRPRPSVTRTAS from the coding sequence GTGACCGTCTGGGAACTCGTGGTGATCGGCGGGGGTCCCGCCGGTCTCTCCGCTGCCCACGCCGCCGCCCGGCGGGGGGTGCGCACCCTGGTTCTCGAACGGGCCGCGCACCCCCGGTACAAGACGTGCGGCGGCGGCTTGACGGGTGTCTCGCTCGCCGCCGTGGCCGGCCGGATCGAGGTGCCCGCCCACGACGTCGTCGACCGGGTCACCTTCACCCTGAACGGGCGGCGCGCGCTCACCCGCCGGCACCGGGGCGGTCCGCTGGTGAGCATGGTGCGCCGGGAGGAGTTCGACGACCGGTTGCGGGCCGCGGCGGTGGCGGCCGGGGCGGAGGTCCGCGAGCGGGTCGCCGTCCGCGCGCTCGACCAGACCTCCGAGGGGGTACGCCTGCGGCTGGCCGACGGCGACGCGGTGCTGGCCCGGACGGTGGTCGGCGCCGACGGCTCCTCGGGCGTCAGTGGCCGGCACGTCGGGGTGCGCCACCGGCAGGTGGATCTCGGGTTGGAGTTGGAGTTGCCGGTGCCGCCGCCGCAGCAGGCGCAGTGGCGGCACCGGGTGCTGCTCGACTGGGGTCCGCTGCCGGGGTCGTACGGCTGGGTCTTCCCGAAAGGCGACCGGTTGACGGTCGGCGTGATCGCCGGTCGGGGGGAAGGGGACCGGACCCGGGAGTACCTGCGCCGGTTCGTCGACCGGTTGGGCCTGGCCGGGTTCCGTCCGGCGCACGACTCGGGGCACCTGACCCGGTGCCGGGCGGAGGACTCGCCGTTGCGGCGGGGGCGGGTGCTGGTCGCCGGGGACGCCGCCGGTCTGCTGGAACCGTGGACCCGGGAGGGGATCAGCTACGCCCTGCGCTCCGGTGAGCTGGCCGGTGACGCGGTGGCCGACGGCGATCTCGCCGGCTACGAACGGGCGGTGGCCCAGCGGCTGGCGCCGTCCATGCGTGCCGGGTACCGCCTGCTCGACGCGTTCGCCCGGCGGCCGGAGATCCTGCATGCGGCGATAGCGACGCCGCCCGGCTGGCGCGCGTTCACCCGGTTCTGCCGGGGCCGGGCCGGTTTCGACGAGCTGGTCGCCCAGACGCCGGTACGGCTGGCCCTGGCTGCGGCTGCTCGCCTGCACCGACCACGTCCCTCGGTCACCCGCACCGCCTCCTGA
- a CDS encoding SDR family oxidoreductase, with the protein MTETQHTPQDPAEQYGQQSGQPSQQQSPPGRTDQMAPEPDHGEKTYQGTGKLDGKKAVITGGDSGIGRAVAIAYAREGADVLISYLGEEEDADARETVRLIEAAGRKGIAIRGDIADERNCETLIERAVAALGGVDILVNNAAYQMAQEEGIAGISTEQFDRVFKTNLYAMFWLCKAALPHMGDGATIINTSSIQAFDPSPQLLDYATTKAAIANFTKALAADLADRGIRVNAVAPGPIWTPLIPATMPEEKVKQFGQDTPVGRPGQPAELAPAYVFFASQESSFITGEVLGVTGGRFTK; encoded by the coding sequence GTGACCGAGACCCAGCACACCCCGCAGGACCCCGCCGAGCAGTACGGCCAGCAGTCGGGTCAGCCGAGCCAGCAGCAGTCGCCGCCAGGCCGGACCGACCAGATGGCGCCCGAACCCGACCACGGCGAGAAGACGTACCAGGGCACCGGCAAGCTCGACGGCAAGAAGGCGGTCATCACCGGCGGTGATTCCGGAATCGGCCGGGCGGTGGCGATCGCCTACGCGCGGGAGGGCGCGGACGTGCTGATCTCGTATCTGGGCGAGGAGGAGGACGCCGACGCCCGGGAGACCGTACGGCTGATCGAGGCCGCCGGCCGGAAGGGCATCGCGATCCGCGGCGACATCGCCGACGAGCGCAACTGCGAGACGCTGATCGAGCGGGCGGTGGCCGCCCTCGGCGGCGTTGACATCCTGGTCAACAACGCGGCGTACCAGATGGCCCAGGAGGAGGGCATCGCCGGCATCAGCACCGAGCAGTTCGACCGGGTCTTCAAGACCAACCTGTACGCGATGTTCTGGCTGTGCAAGGCGGCCCTGCCGCACATGGGCGACGGTGCGACGATCATCAACACCTCCTCGATCCAGGCGTTCGACCCGTCGCCGCAGCTGCTGGACTACGCCACCACCAAGGCAGCGATCGCGAACTTCACCAAGGCGCTCGCCGCCGACCTGGCGGACCGGGGCATCCGGGTGAACGCGGTCGCGCCGGGGCCGATCTGGACCCCGTTGATCCCGGCGACCATGCCGGAGGAGAAGGTGAAGCAGTTCGGCCAGGACACGCCGGTCGGCCGGCCCGGTCAGCCCGCCGAACTGGCGCCCGCGTACGTCTTCTTCGCCTCGCAGGAGTCGAGCTTCATCACCGGCGAGGTCCTCGGTGTCACGGGCGGCCGCTTCACCAAGTGA
- a CDS encoding nucleotidyl transferase AbiEii/AbiGii toxin family protein, which yields MTRAHPHEFYREVARVALDVAGPHRFVLGGGVAWAAYGLVTRPTEDVDLFADVEGAAAAAAAGVRDALEAAGFEVADADPDSDLGGLFEGFDRDMRDFVVIRDGRQIRLSLARLDRHRSPVVMEFGPVMDVRDLIANKTAALVNRREVRDYIDVASALVHRSVGELLELARQLDPALDDEDVREAGRYLDRIPDSRFARYGLGPPDIDRIRRHLADWPR from the coding sequence GTGACCAGAGCACACCCCCACGAGTTCTACCGCGAGGTGGCCCGGGTGGCGCTGGACGTCGCCGGGCCGCATCGTTTCGTTCTCGGCGGCGGGGTCGCGTGGGCCGCGTACGGGCTGGTCACCCGACCCACCGAGGACGTCGACCTGTTCGCGGACGTGGAGGGCGCGGCGGCGGCGGCCGCAGCCGGGGTGCGGGACGCGCTGGAGGCGGCCGGGTTCGAGGTCGCCGACGCGGACCCGGACAGCGACCTCGGCGGCCTGTTCGAGGGCTTCGACCGGGACATGCGGGATTTCGTGGTCATCCGGGACGGTCGGCAGATCCGGCTCAGCCTGGCGCGACTGGACCGGCACCGCAGCCCGGTGGTGATGGAGTTCGGGCCGGTGATGGACGTCCGCGACCTGATCGCCAACAAGACCGCCGCGCTGGTCAACCGGCGGGAGGTACGCGACTACATCGACGTCGCCTCGGCGCTGGTGCACCGGTCCGTCGGCGAACTGCTGGAGCTGGCCCGCCAACTCGACCCGGCGCTCGACGACGAGGACGTACGGGAGGCCGGGCGCTACCTCGACCGGATTCCGGACAGCCGGTTCGCCCGGTACGGTCTCGGCCCGCCCGACATCGACCGGATTCGCCGGCACCTGGCTGACTGGCCCCGCTGA
- the fdh gene encoding formate dehydrogenase: MGLRDVLLGWPVYRQLTGADPLGRGAAAQSARSAAIISRTEDADEVARSVCPYCAVGCGQRVFVRDGRVTQIEGDPDSPISRGRLCPKGAASKSLVTSPLRQTTVRYRRPYGTEWEDLDLDTALDMIADRVLAARAQTWEDVDAQGRPLNRTLGFASLGGATLDNEENYLIKKLFTAAGALQIENQARIUHSATVPGLGASFGRGGATVFQQDVANADVIVIQGSNMAEAHPVGFQWVMEAKKRGAKVFHVDPRFTRTSAVADAYLPIRAGTDIVLLGAVVNHILANELDFREYVLAYTNAATIVSAEFVDAEDAEGLFSGWDPETGSYVQDSWQYAGNEGDSGSGGTSEERETAAGLRHESHGAPVAGGAERDETLRHPRCVYQILKRHFARYTPEMVERVCGLPREKFLELARAWTENSGRERTGCLIYSVGWTQHTVGVQYIRTGAIIQLLLGNVGRPGGGVLALRGHASIQGSTDIPTLFNLLPGYLPMPHHARHVTFDDWVDGIRHPGQKGFWGNARGYAASLLKAYWGDAATPDNDFCYGYLPRLTGDHGTYQQVLDMIAGKIKGYFLLGQNPAVGSAHGRAQRLGMANLDWLVVRDLFMIESATFWQRGPEVATGEIVPQECRTEVFFLPAASHVEKEGTFTQTQRLVQWREKAVEPPGDARSELWFFYHLGRRLREKLAGSSLPRDRALLDLTWDYATHGPRDEPDAEAVLREINGYDTATGRPLSAFTEARDDGTTAVGCWIYTGVYAGGVNQAARRRPGHEQDWVAAEWGWAWPANRRLLYNRASADPQGRPWSERKRYVWWDAEAGRWTGRDVPDFEVTKPPSYRPPEGASGPAALAGDDPFVMQSDGKGWLYAPSGVLDGPLPTHYEPAESPVRNPLYGQQANPTRKTYPHPVNPTNPSPPASHSQVFPYVFTVSRLTEHHTAGGMSRTVRPLAELQPEMFVEVSPELAGLVGLTHLGWAHLVTSRAVIEARVLVTDRIVPLRVDGRVIHQLWLPYHFGYEGLVTGDSANDLFGITLDPNVLIQESKIGTCDVRPGQRPTGPALRELVRDYGDRAGIVPGSAPPAVTPGVPTTPTGTGDEEGKH; the protein is encoded by the coding sequence GTGGGACTGCGGGACGTGTTGCTGGGGTGGCCGGTGTACCGGCAGCTCACCGGCGCCGACCCGCTGGGCCGGGGCGCTGCCGCCCAGTCTGCGCGTTCGGCGGCGATCATCTCCCGCACCGAGGACGCCGACGAGGTGGCCCGGTCGGTCTGCCCGTACTGCGCGGTGGGGTGCGGTCAGCGGGTCTTCGTCCGTGACGGCCGGGTGACGCAGATCGAGGGCGACCCGGACAGCCCGATCTCCCGGGGGCGGCTCTGCCCGAAGGGTGCGGCCAGCAAGAGCCTGGTGACCAGTCCGCTGCGGCAGACGACGGTGCGGTACCGCCGGCCGTACGGGACCGAGTGGGAGGACCTCGACCTCGACACCGCCCTGGACATGATCGCCGATCGGGTGCTGGCGGCGCGGGCCCAGACATGGGAGGACGTCGACGCGCAGGGGCGTCCGCTGAACCGCACACTGGGCTTCGCCAGCCTGGGTGGGGCGACGCTGGACAACGAGGAGAACTACCTCATCAAGAAGCTGTTCACGGCGGCGGGCGCGTTGCAGATCGAGAACCAGGCCCGGATTTGACACTCCGCCACGGTTCCCGGTCTGGGAGCCAGTTTCGGTCGCGGTGGTGCGACGGTCTTCCAACAGGACGTGGCGAACGCTGACGTCATCGTCATCCAGGGCTCGAACATGGCCGAGGCCCACCCGGTGGGTTTCCAGTGGGTGATGGAGGCCAAGAAGCGTGGGGCGAAGGTCTTCCACGTCGATCCGCGGTTCACCCGGACCAGCGCGGTGGCGGACGCGTACCTGCCGATCCGGGCCGGGACCGACATCGTGCTGCTGGGTGCGGTGGTGAACCACATCCTCGCCAACGAGTTGGACTTCCGGGAGTACGTGTTGGCGTACACCAACGCGGCGACGATCGTCAGTGCCGAGTTCGTCGACGCGGAGGACGCCGAGGGTCTGTTCTCTGGGTGGGACCCGGAGACCGGCAGCTACGTGCAGGACAGCTGGCAGTACGCGGGCAACGAGGGTGACTCGGGCAGCGGCGGAACCTCTGAGGAGCGAGAGACCGCGGCGGGCCTGCGGCACGAGTCGCACGGCGCGCCGGTGGCGGGTGGGGCGGAGCGGGACGAGACGCTGCGGCATCCGCGCTGCGTCTACCAGATCCTCAAGCGGCACTTCGCCCGCTACACGCCGGAGATGGTGGAGCGGGTGTGCGGCCTGCCCCGGGAGAAGTTCCTGGAGTTGGCGCGTGCGTGGACGGAGAACTCGGGTCGGGAGCGGACCGGGTGCCTGATCTACTCGGTGGGGTGGACCCAGCACACGGTGGGCGTGCAGTACATCCGTACCGGGGCGATCATCCAGTTGTTGTTGGGCAACGTGGGTCGTCCGGGTGGTGGGGTGTTGGCGCTGCGTGGGCACGCCAGCATCCAGGGTTCGACGGACATCCCGACGCTGTTCAACCTGCTGCCCGGCTACCTGCCGATGCCGCATCACGCCAGGCACGTGACCTTCGACGACTGGGTGGACGGCATCCGGCATCCGGGGCAGAAGGGTTTCTGGGGCAACGCGCGCGGGTACGCGGCGAGCCTGCTCAAGGCGTACTGGGGGGACGCGGCGACGCCGGACAACGACTTCTGTTACGGCTACCTGCCTCGGCTGACCGGTGACCACGGCACCTACCAGCAGGTGCTCGACATGATCGCGGGCAAGATCAAGGGGTACTTCCTGCTCGGCCAGAACCCGGCGGTCGGGTCGGCGCACGGGCGGGCGCAGCGGCTCGGCATGGCCAACCTCGACTGGCTGGTGGTCCGCGACCTGTTCATGATCGAGAGCGCGACCTTCTGGCAGCGGGGTCCCGAGGTCGCCACCGGCGAGATCGTGCCGCAGGAGTGCCGCACCGAGGTGTTCTTCCTGCCCGCCGCCTCGCACGTGGAGAAGGAGGGCACGTTCACCCAGACCCAGCGCCTGGTGCAGTGGCGGGAGAAGGCGGTCGAGCCGCCCGGCGACGCCCGCTCCGAGCTGTGGTTCTTCTATCACCTGGGGCGTCGGCTGCGGGAGAAGCTGGCCGGCTCGTCGCTGCCGCGCGACCGGGCGTTGCTGGACCTGACGTGGGACTACGCCACGCACGGCCCGCGCGACGAGCCGGACGCCGAGGCGGTGCTGCGGGAGATCAACGGGTACGACACCGCCACCGGCCGCCCGCTGTCCGCGTTCACCGAGGCCCGTGACGACGGTACGACCGCGGTGGGCTGCTGGATCTACACCGGGGTGTACGCCGGCGGGGTGAACCAGGCGGCCCGGCGGCGGCCCGGCCACGAGCAGGACTGGGTGGCCGCCGAGTGGGGGTGGGCGTGGCCGGCGAACCGGCGTCTGCTCTACAACCGGGCGTCGGCGGATCCGCAGGGGCGGCCGTGGAGCGAGCGGAAGCGCTACGTGTGGTGGGACGCCGAGGCCGGCCGGTGGACCGGGCGCGACGTGCCGGACTTCGAGGTGACGAAACCACCGTCGTACCGGCCGCCGGAGGGCGCGTCCGGCCCGGCGGCCCTGGCCGGGGATGATCCGTTCGTCATGCAGTCCGACGGGAAGGGCTGGTTGTACGCGCCGAGCGGCGTGCTGGACGGGCCGCTGCCGACCCACTACGAGCCGGCCGAGTCCCCGGTGCGCAACCCGCTCTACGGTCAGCAGGCCAACCCGACCCGCAAGACGTACCCGCACCCGGTGAACCCGACGAACCCCAGTCCGCCCGCGTCGCACAGTCAGGTCTTCCCGTACGTGTTCACGGTCAGCCGGCTCACCGAGCACCACACGGCGGGCGGCATGAGCCGGACCGTACGGCCGTTGGCGGAGTTGCAGCCGGAGATGTTCGTCGAGGTCTCCCCGGAGCTGGCCGGGTTGGTCGGGTTGACCCATCTCGGTTGGGCGCACCTGGTCACCTCGCGTGCGGTGATCGAGGCCAGGGTGCTGGTGACCGATCGGATCGTGCCGTTACGGGTGGACGGGCGGGTAATCCACCAGCTGTGGTTGCCGTACCACTTCGGGTACGAGGGGCTGGTCACCGGCGACTCGGCCAACGATCTGTTCGGCATCACCCTGGACCCGAACGTGCTGATCCAGGAGAGCAAGATCGGCACCTGTGACGTGCGTCCGGGGCAGCGTCCCACCGGACCGGCCCTGCGCGAGCTGGTCCGCGACTACGGTGACCGGGCCGGCATCGTGCCGGGCAGCGCCCCGCCGGCGGTCACGCCCGGTGTGCCGACCACGCCGACCGGGACCGGCGACGAGGAGGGGAAGCACTGA
- a CDS encoding 4Fe-4S dicluster domain-containing protein, with translation MVDPQHRSGPPATPAPAYQPASASGWVDAPPRMGFFTDTSVCIGCKACEVACKEWNGVPASGLDLLGMSYDNTGALTANSWRHVAFVEQPRPDGRRDAPFAGTPTGDPVSAASAAIAAGTGNPAGADPGLPSGDPSAAARMTEFLGMPAAGPPGRTGSAEGRSDFRWLMMSDVCKHCTHAACLDVCPTGSLFRTEFGTVVVQEDICNGCGYCVSACPYGVIDRRVDDGRVWKCTLCYDRIGAGLTPACAQACPTESIQYGPLDELRERAAARVATLHERGAPEARLYGHDPADGVGGDGAFFLLLDEPEVYGLPPDPQVTTRDLPSMWQRAGVAALAMAAVAVGAFLGGRR, from the coding sequence ATGGTCGACCCGCAGCACCGGTCGGGCCCGCCCGCGACGCCCGCCCCGGCGTACCAGCCGGCGTCGGCCTCCGGGTGGGTCGACGCGCCCCCACGGATGGGCTTCTTCACCGACACCAGCGTCTGCATCGGCTGCAAGGCGTGCGAGGTGGCCTGCAAGGAGTGGAACGGCGTGCCGGCCTCCGGCCTGGACCTGCTCGGCATGTCGTACGACAACACCGGGGCGTTGACCGCGAACTCCTGGCGGCACGTGGCCTTCGTCGAGCAGCCCCGTCCGGACGGTCGCCGCGACGCGCCCTTCGCCGGCACGCCGACCGGCGATCCGGTGAGCGCCGCATCGGCGGCGATCGCGGCCGGCACCGGCAACCCCGCCGGCGCCGATCCGGGACTGCCGTCGGGTGACCCGTCGGCCGCCGCCCGGATGACCGAGTTCCTGGGCATGCCGGCCGCCGGACCGCCGGGCCGTACCGGCAGCGCCGAGGGTCGGTCCGACTTTCGCTGGCTGATGATGTCGGATGTGTGCAAGCACTGCACCCACGCGGCCTGCCTGGACGTCTGCCCGACCGGGTCGCTGTTCCGCACCGAGTTCGGCACGGTGGTGGTGCAGGAGGACATCTGCAACGGCTGCGGCTACTGCGTCTCGGCCTGCCCGTACGGGGTCATCGATCGGCGGGTCGACGACGGCCGGGTGTGGAAGTGCACGCTGTGCTACGACCGGATCGGCGCGGGCCTGACGCCGGCCTGCGCGCAGGCGTGCCCGACCGAGTCGATCCAGTACGGCCCGCTCGACGAGTTGCGGGAACGGGCCGCCGCCCGGGTCGCCACGCTGCACGAGCGGGGGGCGCCGGAGGCGCGGCTCTACGGCCACGACCCGGCCGACGGGGTCGGCGGCGACGGGGCGTTCTTCCTGCTGCTCGACGAACCCGAGGTGTACGGCCTGCCGCCGGACCCGCAGGTCACCACCCGGGACCTGCCGAGCATGTGGCAGCGTGCCGGGGTCGCCGCGCTGGCCATGGCGGCGGTGGCTGTCGGCGCGTTCCTCGGCGGCCGGCGGTGA
- the nrfD gene encoding NrfD/PsrC family molybdoenzyme membrane anchor subunit — translation MTPRRPEVGDRFRRFRDQASGGASGGRRGGRGGEELAVPRAEFRSYYGRPILKPPVWTWEIAAYLFTGGLAAGSSLLAAGGQVTGRPALRRVGRVAALAAVTASAGLLVKDLGRPERFHHMLRVAKPTSPMSVGTWILGAYGPAAGLAAIAEAVPLLPERGPLGLARRVLPPVGRAAGLAAAATAPALGTYTAVLLADTAVPSWHEAYPHLPFVFAGSALASGAGVGLLAVPPAQAGPARRLAVAGAGLELFGAHRLETRLGLVGEPYRTGRPGRLLRAGRALTVAGLVGALVGGRSRVLSAVSGAALLAASVATRFGVFHAGVASARDPKYTVLPQRERLARRAGEAATER, via the coding sequence GTGACCCCGCGGCGCCCGGAGGTGGGTGACCGGTTCCGCCGCTTCCGCGACCAGGCGTCCGGTGGCGCGTCCGGCGGGCGGCGCGGTGGGCGCGGCGGCGAGGAGTTGGCGGTGCCCCGGGCGGAGTTCCGTTCCTACTACGGCCGGCCGATCCTGAAACCGCCGGTGTGGACCTGGGAGATCGCCGCGTACCTGTTCACCGGTGGGCTGGCCGCCGGCTCGTCGCTGCTGGCGGCGGGTGGGCAGGTGACCGGCCGTCCGGCGCTGCGCCGGGTCGGTCGGGTCGCCGCGCTGGCCGCGGTCACCGCCAGCGCGGGCCTGCTGGTCAAGGACCTGGGTCGGCCGGAGCGGTTCCACCACATGCTGCGGGTGGCGAAACCGACGTCGCCGATGTCGGTGGGTACCTGGATCCTGGGCGCGTACGGGCCGGCCGCCGGGCTGGCCGCGATCGCCGAGGCGGTGCCGCTGCTGCCCGAGCGGGGTCCGCTGGGGCTGGCCCGTCGGGTGTTGCCGCCGGTGGGGCGGGCCGCCGGGCTGGCCGCTGCGGCGACCGCGCCGGCCCTGGGCACGTACACGGCGGTGCTGCTGGCGGACACGGCCGTGCCGTCGTGGCACGAGGCGTACCCGCACCTGCCGTTCGTCTTCGCCGGCAGCGCCCTGGCCAGCGGCGCCGGGGTGGGGCTGCTCGCCGTGCCGCCCGCGCAGGCCGGTCCGGCACGGCGGCTGGCGGTGGCCGGCGCCGGCCTGGAGCTGTTCGGCGCGCACCGGTTGGAGACGAGGCTGGGACTGGTCGGCGAGCCGTACCGCACCGGGCGACCCGGCCGGCTGTTGCGCGCCGGCCGGGCGTTGACCGTCGCCGGGTTGGTCGGCGCGCTGGTGGGTGGCCGCAGCCGGGTGCTGTCGGCGGTGTCCGGCGCGGCGTTGCTGGCCGCGTCGGTGGCGACCCGCTTCGGGGTGTTCCACGCCGGTGTGGCCTCGGCGCGGGATCCGAAGTACACGGTGCTGCCGCAGCGGGAGCGTCTGGCGCGGCGCGCCGGTGAGGCGGCGACCGAGCGGTGA
- the selA gene encoding L-seryl-tRNA(Sec) selenium transferase: MGDGGADLRRRVPRTDVLLADPRLVAAAAVLGRERVKAAVRQAQDRARRGEITPEAVPAEALAALPSAAPRAVLNATGVLLHTNLGRAALSEAAVAAVVAAAGHTDVELDLGTGRRARRGRDAVDALAAAAPGAEAVHVVNNGAAALVLAATALAADAEIVVSRGELVEIGDGFRLPDLLTSTGARLREVGATNRATLADYADAIGPRTGFVLKVHPSNFRVTGFTSAVPVRRLAALGVPVVVDIGSGLLAPDPLLPDEPDAATTLRAGADLVTASGDKLLGGPQAGLLLGSAALVERLRRHPLARALRVDKLTLAALAATLGDPATPTRTALHADAAVLRARTERLRDALAAEGRKADVVPSVAVVGGGGAPGVELDSWALSLPERYAGPLRTGDPPVLGRVARGRLLLDLRCVPEHADPAVGAAVLAVPDGD, translated from the coding sequence ATGGGCGACGGCGGCGCCGACCTGCGGCGCCGGGTGCCGCGTACCGACGTGCTGCTGGCCGATCCCCGGTTGGTCGCGGCCGCCGCCGTGCTGGGCCGGGAGCGGGTGAAGGCCGCCGTGCGGCAGGCCCAGGACCGGGCCCGGCGCGGCGAGATCACCCCCGAGGCGGTACCCGCCGAGGCGCTGGCCGCGTTGCCGTCGGCCGCGCCGCGTGCGGTGCTCAACGCCACCGGCGTGCTGCTGCACACCAACCTCGGTCGGGCCGCTCTCTCCGAGGCTGCGGTGGCCGCCGTGGTCGCCGCCGCCGGGCACACCGACGTGGAACTGGACCTGGGCACCGGTCGGCGTGCCCGGCGGGGCCGCGACGCCGTCGACGCGCTCGCCGCCGCCGCGCCGGGGGCCGAGGCGGTGCACGTGGTCAACAACGGCGCCGCCGCCCTGGTGCTGGCCGCCACCGCGTTGGCCGCCGACGCCGAGATCGTGGTCAGCCGGGGCGAGCTGGTGGAGATCGGGGACGGGTTCCGCCTGCCGGACCTGCTGACCAGCACCGGGGCGCGGCTGCGGGAGGTCGGCGCCACCAACCGCGCCACCCTGGCCGACTACGCCGACGCGATCGGCCCCCGCACCGGTTTCGTGCTCAAGGTGCACCCGTCCAACTTCCGGGTCACCGGTTTCACGTCGGCGGTGCCAGTGCGGCGGCTGGCCGCGCTCGGCGTACCGGTGGTGGTGGACATCGGGTCGGGCCTGCTCGCGCCCGATCCGCTGCTGCCCGACGAGCCGGACGCGGCCACCACGCTGCGTGCCGGCGCGGACCTGGTCACCGCCAGCGGCGACAAGCTGCTCGGCGGCCCGCAGGCCGGTCTGCTGCTGGGCTCGGCCGCGCTGGTGGAGCGGCTGCGCCGGCATCCGCTGGCCCGGGCGCTGCGGGTGGACAAGCTGACCCTGGCCGCGCTCGCCGCGACCCTCGGTGATCCGGCCACCCCCACCCGTACCGCCCTGCACGCCGACGCGGCGGTGCTGCGGGCCCGGACCGAGCGGCTGCGGGACGCGTTGGCCGCGGAGGGCCGCAAGGCCGACGTGGTGCCGTCGGTGGCGGTGGTGGGCGGTGGCGGTGCTCCCGGTGTCGAGCTGGACTCCTGGGCGTTGAGTCTGCCCGAGCGCTACGCCGGCCCGCTGCGCACCGGTGACCCGCCGGTGCTCGGCCGGGTGGCGCGGGGCCGGTTGCTGCTGGACCTGAGGTGCGTGCCGGAGCACGCCGACCCGGCCGTCGGCGCCGCTGTGCTGGCCGTGCCGGACGGCGACTGA